Proteins encoded by one window of Chondromyces crocatus:
- a CDS encoding type VI secretion system Vgr family protein: MADASSTRSQSATQADSRLPGDKVFHVETQVASGDMLDVRRFQVTERLSSLFEIRIRAVSDNPDIDFETVIGQPMRFSAHAVQQRTWAGLCSDLQQVASEEHHLSTYELTLVPRLWLLTQRRNHRMFQHKSEVDIVLQILSEWGITPILQLTGVYRKRKYRVQYGESDFSFIARLLEDAGISFYFDNGGESALILDDGPQSNRLRTPIAFRDHPTDADLEHVTKVHIGRRLRPGKYTVRDHDYRRPANYPLLATASDQGPVEDRLERFHYVPGAFLFESGRADGTPSADDKGRYRAEEAEGEALAQRRLAAKRTTAREIHFETNTIDLAPGTVVSFFDHPKSELSAEKRLLVTASRLSGQVPDIWHSTATAVGADAPYRPPLRTKKPVTRGVESATVVGPPGEEIHVDEFGRVRVHFHWDRESQMNDDSSCWIHVSQPWGGLGFGGTNLPRIGQEVIVDFLGGDPDRPIIIGRVYTNLQKTPYRLPESKTQSGWKSNSTQNTGGYNELMFEDQAGKELLRMQAERDLNKLVKHDEQGTIGNDRTTSIGHNEDTTVGNDAMKQVLNNAREIIGMNHARAVGANESIDVGGSQRVQVAEKIEIVCGKSKLEMDKSGKITLSGTDITITSTGPVQVIGDPIDLN; encoded by the coding sequence ATGGCAGACGCCTCCTCGACCCGTTCGCAGTCCGCGACCCAAGCCGACTCTCGGCTCCCTGGCGACAAAGTCTTCCATGTGGAGACGCAGGTGGCCTCGGGCGACATGCTCGACGTTCGGCGCTTCCAGGTCACCGAGCGGCTCTCGTCGCTGTTCGAGATCCGGATCCGCGCCGTGTCGGACAACCCCGACATCGACTTCGAGACGGTCATCGGCCAGCCGATGCGGTTCTCCGCCCACGCGGTTCAGCAGCGGACCTGGGCGGGTCTCTGCAGCGATCTCCAGCAGGTCGCGTCCGAGGAGCACCACCTCTCCACGTACGAACTGACGCTGGTTCCACGCCTGTGGCTGCTCACACAGCGACGCAACCACCGCATGTTCCAGCACAAGTCGGAGGTCGACATCGTGCTGCAGATCTTGAGTGAGTGGGGCATCACCCCCATCCTGCAGCTCACGGGCGTCTACCGGAAACGCAAGTACCGCGTCCAGTACGGCGAAAGCGATTTCAGCTTCATCGCCCGTTTGCTCGAAGACGCTGGCATCAGCTTCTATTTCGACAATGGCGGAGAAAGCGCGCTCATCTTGGACGATGGCCCCCAGAGCAACCGCCTCCGCACGCCGATCGCCTTCCGCGACCACCCCACCGACGCAGATCTCGAACATGTCACGAAGGTCCACATCGGCCGTCGCCTACGCCCCGGCAAATATACCGTCCGTGATCACGACTACCGCCGCCCAGCCAACTATCCACTCCTCGCCACAGCCTCCGATCAGGGTCCCGTCGAGGACCGGTTGGAACGCTTCCATTATGTGCCTGGAGCCTTCCTCTTCGAGAGCGGCAGAGCCGACGGAACTCCGAGCGCCGACGACAAGGGCAGATACCGTGCCGAAGAGGCCGAGGGGGAGGCGCTCGCCCAGCGCCGTCTCGCGGCCAAGCGCACGACGGCCCGCGAGATCCACTTCGAGACGAACACCATCGATCTTGCCCCGGGGACCGTCGTCTCGTTCTTCGACCACCCGAAGAGCGAGCTGAGCGCCGAAAAGCGTCTCCTCGTCACCGCGTCACGGCTCTCTGGCCAGGTCCCGGACATCTGGCACAGCACAGCCACGGCAGTCGGCGCCGACGCCCCATACCGCCCTCCCCTCCGTACGAAGAAACCCGTCACCCGGGGCGTCGAAAGCGCGACCGTCGTCGGCCCTCCCGGCGAGGAAATCCACGTCGACGAGTTTGGTCGCGTACGTGTGCACTTCCACTGGGATCGAGAGAGCCAGATGAATGACGACTCCTCGTGCTGGATCCACGTCAGCCAACCGTGGGGTGGTCTTGGGTTCGGCGGGACCAACCTCCCGCGCATCGGCCAGGAAGTCATCGTCGATTTCCTCGGCGGCGACCCCGACCGGCCGATCATCATCGGCCGCGTGTACACCAACCTCCAGAAGACCCCCTACCGCCTGCCAGAGAGCAAGACCCAGAGCGGCTGGAAGAGCAACTCCACCCAGAATACCGGCGGGTACAACGAGCTGATGTTCGAAGACCAGGCGGGCAAAGAACTGCTCAGGATGCAGGCGGAGCGAGACCTCAACAAGCTGGTCAAGCACGACGAGCAGGGCACGATCGGCAACGATCGGACGACGTCCATCGGCCACAACGAGGACACCACCGTCGGAAACGACGCCATGAAGCAGGTGCTCAACAACGCCCGCGAGATCATCGGCATGAACCACGCCCGCGCCGTCGGCGCCAACGAATCCATCGACGTGGGCGGCTCTCAGCGCGTTCAGGTCGCCGAGAAGATCGAGATCGTTTGCGGCAAATCGAAGCTGGAGATGGACAAGAGCGGCAAGATTACGCTCTCCGGCACCGACATCACCATCACCTCCACGGGCCCCGTGCAGGTGATCGGGGATCCCATCGATCTCAATTGA
- a CDS encoding PAAR-like domain-containing protein, whose product MSERHIADAEPAFKVVNISPDFCRVNGAIVPFDIYQILPPERANYAKKVRARKEKVLHVGSIVSGVIGNMGAGVCSGVSQGGGDVAIIEGAAKVRVEGQLAARHLDLCLMNVKSG is encoded by the coding sequence ATGAGCGAGCGCCACATCGCCGATGCTGAGCCCGCGTTCAAGGTGGTCAACATCAGCCCCGATTTCTGCAGGGTCAACGGGGCGATCGTCCCCTTCGACATTTACCAGATCCTCCCACCCGAGCGCGCGAACTACGCGAAGAAGGTGCGGGCGCGGAAAGAGAAGGTGCTCCACGTGGGAAGCATCGTCTCCGGGGTGATCGGGAACATGGGCGCCGGGGTGTGCTCTGGTGTGTCGCAGGGCGGCGGCGATGTCGCGATCATCGAGGGGGCGGCGAAGGTGCGGGTCGAGGGGCAGCTCGCGGCGAGACACCTGGACCTCTGCCTCATGAACGTGAAATCGGGATGA
- a CDS encoding DUF2169 family type VI secretion system accessory protein, translating to MHNPSIPAPRLEELHNRTPLLLFQCDKMAVGRRFHDTVVAKGTFMLAPGRLELAEVQTPIALADESWDGVPAERSSLRHAGEVVLCKPSTDVLVTGAVHPAAEASPCWDVGLTLRRTGAVVLEHRVQVTGPRWWRRRDDRWVLTDPEPTVEVPIRYELAYGGAYQDSEAPPDGSEPRWIVHQPNPSGTGFVDARALTQECEIRAPQWQQASHPLTAPNEEVPLVGLGPVARPWRSRLQHAGTYDEAWERRTREDIARGLPADYADDFDSRFFQCAHPALITPEYLHGDEELTLTGMVAGTNPLVVRLPCRRVEARLLDGRGELQQVRMPLDTVHVDLERAVVHLCWRLSLDQARDIRAALVFATEET from the coding sequence GCTTTCACGACACGGTGGTGGCGAAAGGCACGTTCATGCTCGCTCCTGGCCGTCTGGAGCTGGCGGAGGTGCAGACGCCCATCGCCCTCGCCGACGAGAGTTGGGACGGGGTGCCCGCGGAGCGATCGAGTCTTCGGCACGCGGGGGAGGTGGTGCTCTGCAAGCCTTCGACGGATGTCCTGGTGACGGGAGCCGTGCATCCGGCCGCGGAGGCCTCGCCGTGCTGGGACGTGGGCCTGACCCTACGCCGTACTGGAGCTGTGGTGCTCGAGCATCGCGTGCAGGTGACCGGTCCGCGCTGGTGGCGTCGCCGTGATGACCGCTGGGTGCTGACCGATCCGGAGCCGACCGTCGAGGTCCCCATTCGCTACGAGCTGGCCTACGGAGGCGCCTACCAGGACTCGGAAGCACCGCCGGACGGTTCGGAGCCGCGGTGGATCGTCCACCAGCCGAACCCCAGCGGGACGGGCTTCGTCGATGCGCGCGCCTTGACACAGGAGTGTGAGATCCGTGCTCCGCAGTGGCAGCAAGCGAGCCATCCGCTCACGGCGCCGAACGAGGAGGTCCCTCTCGTGGGGCTCGGTCCCGTTGCGCGGCCATGGCGATCCCGCCTCCAGCACGCAGGGACGTACGATGAAGCGTGGGAGCGCCGTACGCGTGAGGACATCGCGCGCGGTCTCCCTGCAGATTACGCAGACGACTTCGATTCGCGCTTCTTTCAGTGCGCCCACCCTGCCCTGATCACTCCCGAGTATCTGCACGGTGACGAGGAACTCACCCTCACCGGCATGGTTGCAGGGACCAACCCGCTCGTCGTGAGGTTGCCGTGCCGTCGTGTCGAGGCCCGGCTGCTCGACGGTCGCGGTGAGCTCCAGCAGGTACGCATGCCGCTCGACACCGTCCACGTAGACCTCGAACGGGCGGTCGTCCACCTGTGCTGGCGGCTCTCACTGGACCAGGCCAGGGACATCCGAGCCGCACTCGTCTTCGCCACGGAGGAAACATGA